In the Pseudomonas sp. ADAK2 genome, one interval contains:
- a CDS encoding neuraminidase-like domain-containing protein translates to MAQHNIDDLLEKRRSALVEYCIGQVSKTGDGQYRFLRTPGDLFELLRLDPLDNYPVQSSWVAEAISCAQQFIHAVYRQLEPGYGQTPLSPEAQQNWERNLQLWKLYSNYPDWVAVTKIRCYPENYITPFVRQRKTNLFKALENDLNQTRLNSDSVQRALQNYLQGFEQICNLDVLSSYMDGATPMHADYYFIGRQRVPPFQYFWRKAEIELSPGGTAINPVAWGEWQAVEIGTGDRVLDIRPVFWGGRLCVLWAQLRDQVVEVLGDETIVRLPYKLEINLAFMTQNGQWSAPLNLHSSEPEKDLSTNARLIATIAVDERQPKGMLGVLLTSYNVYAMRDVLMRPVPEDDGTWLNYLASRRFTSTLIVQHPLFAKNQPKVTATVEAAGSLTSYYGLQVLFISGSAEDRLLVRGVCKSTPLTPANALFTLTLLNGASGDPRPVTLSASTAGGWSTAWMELTRTAGGFASDAQFTLGGTAPYGTNRFVLTMSGLPRFVPAALEKNIANAAQFIAFRQPGTLTHARLNSLFGPELVQRAHVSVDAVLDWDTQFLPEPRPDSAPLDEPNGAYDGANGLYFWELSFHLPHLVATRLRTEDRYQEAQDWLHYLFDPRAPAGEVSVPPEDTDKPAYWRCRPIISDGNLGCETQMPADPDAIGYSAPQHLRILVFTEYVKNLIAWGDWYYRQLTRDSLVAAKLCYVQAEFLMGKPPVARAVTAWEPLTVAQLLESSSTRPALEKFEKTLEVSLGDIPPSAPASPLLGLLANEPFKLPINEQLLELYDLPGRRLNNLRNNLTLDGKPLNTPLFSPPTDPNQLLRTLAAGGVGGPRPMGGRLVVGAFHWRVSFEVALRAVQTLQDYGGQVLRLLEQRDRAEQEEMQQNHLVELGDYARTVQEQSIAQLEANVSALRQSRATVQERADTYARWYDENVSKMEYEVMESLDSAKKLNFASTALRSLGGVFDALPNIFGVASGGHRPGALPTVVGQGLELAAAIVQLDADKQSVTESYRLRRREWELQRNQALAELLAIDEQITAQRIAVDAARASLDQTLRANAQALAVHDFLKKRSTSAELFGWLLGQLKALHYQAHDAVVSLCLSAQASLSAETGDYDSAATLPQVWLENRYGLTAGEHLREFLLRMERKHLQSYERRLERVKTVSLRRLFDDASDPQALHADWNAALAKLQDTGVLEFKLTQLLFDREHPGEYCRLINSVEVDLPVLVGPYEDVRATLQQIGSMTATKPSAHSVGYLLMPEDSVAPADVHFDLRSGQQIALSVGIADNGMTVSKPEEGLLNSFQNTGAVSRWQLIFPWPKREAQSAMLGSLTDVIVRIRYTAKGGEPSFRLAVENLVSIAETPELERTGRGESGHA, encoded by the coding sequence ATGGCACAGCACAACATTGACGATCTGCTAGAGAAACGCCGTTCTGCCCTGGTCGAGTACTGCATCGGGCAGGTCAGCAAAACCGGCGATGGCCAGTACCGCTTCTTGAGAACGCCGGGGGATCTGTTCGAGCTGCTGCGCCTGGATCCGCTGGACAACTATCCGGTGCAGAGTTCCTGGGTGGCCGAGGCGATCAGTTGCGCCCAACAATTTATCCATGCGGTGTATCGCCAGTTGGAACCGGGCTATGGACAAACGCCGCTCAGCCCGGAGGCTCAGCAGAACTGGGAAAGGAATCTGCAACTCTGGAAGCTGTACAGCAACTACCCGGACTGGGTGGCGGTGACAAAAATCAGGTGCTATCCGGAGAACTACATCACCCCGTTCGTGCGCCAGCGCAAGACCAACCTGTTCAAGGCGCTTGAAAACGACCTGAACCAGACACGCCTCAACAGTGATTCGGTGCAACGGGCCTTGCAGAACTACCTGCAAGGTTTCGAGCAAATCTGCAACCTGGATGTGCTCAGCAGTTACATGGACGGCGCCACGCCGATGCATGCCGACTATTACTTTATCGGCCGCCAGCGCGTGCCGCCGTTCCAGTATTTCTGGCGCAAGGCCGAGATTGAACTCTCTCCGGGCGGCACCGCCATCAATCCGGTGGCGTGGGGGGAATGGCAGGCAGTTGAGATCGGCACGGGCGACCGCGTGCTGGACATTCGCCCGGTGTTTTGGGGCGGACGGTTGTGCGTGCTGTGGGCGCAGTTGCGTGACCAGGTCGTCGAGGTACTCGGCGACGAGACAATCGTGCGTTTGCCATACAAACTCGAGATCAATCTGGCGTTCATGACCCAGAACGGGCAATGGTCGGCACCGTTGAACTTGCACAGCAGCGAGCCTGAGAAGGACTTGTCCACCAACGCTCGGTTGATCGCAACGATAGCGGTTGATGAGCGTCAGCCCAAAGGCATGCTGGGCGTGTTATTGACCAGCTACAACGTGTACGCGATGCGCGATGTGCTGATGCGTCCGGTGCCGGAAGACGACGGCACGTGGCTGAATTATCTGGCGTCCCGTCGCTTCACCAGTACCTTGATTGTGCAGCATCCGTTGTTCGCGAAGAACCAGCCGAAGGTCACCGCTACCGTGGAGGCTGCGGGCTCATTGACAAGTTATTACGGCTTACAGGTGTTGTTTATCAGCGGTAGCGCCGAGGATCGGTTGTTGGTCAGAGGGGTGTGCAAGTCCACTCCGCTTACCCCTGCGAATGCGCTGTTCACATTGACGTTGCTCAATGGGGCCAGCGGTGATCCGAGACCGGTTACTCTGAGCGCGTCGACTGCCGGCGGCTGGTCGACGGCCTGGATGGAGCTCACACGGACGGCAGGCGGTTTTGCTTCGGATGCACAGTTTACATTAGGGGGGACCGCGCCCTATGGCACAAATAGATTTGTCCTGACGATGAGCGGTCTTCCCCGGTTCGTGCCGGCAGCCCTGGAAAAAAACATCGCCAACGCCGCGCAGTTCATCGCCTTCAGGCAGCCCGGAACACTGACCCATGCCCGCTTGAATTCGTTGTTCGGGCCCGAACTGGTGCAACGCGCCCATGTTTCAGTGGATGCCGTCCTGGACTGGGACACGCAATTCCTGCCGGAACCGCGACCTGATTCCGCTCCCCTCGACGAACCGAACGGTGCCTACGACGGTGCCAACGGTTTGTACTTCTGGGAGCTGTCGTTTCACCTGCCGCACCTGGTTGCTACTCGCCTGCGCACCGAAGATCGTTATCAGGAAGCGCAGGACTGGCTGCATTACCTGTTCGACCCTCGGGCACCGGCGGGCGAGGTATCCGTACCGCCGGAAGATACAGACAAACCGGCTTACTGGCGCTGCCGGCCGATAATCAGCGACGGTAACCTGGGCTGTGAAACCCAAATGCCGGCCGATCCGGATGCCATCGGCTACTCGGCGCCCCAGCACTTGCGGATTCTGGTGTTTACCGAGTATGTGAAAAACCTGATTGCCTGGGGCGACTGGTATTACCGCCAACTCACTCGGGACAGTCTGGTGGCGGCCAAGCTGTGCTATGTGCAGGCCGAATTCCTGATGGGAAAACCACCGGTGGCACGGGCGGTGACTGCGTGGGAACCCCTAACAGTCGCTCAACTGCTGGAGTCCAGCAGCACGCGCCCGGCGCTGGAAAAGTTCGAGAAAACCCTGGAGGTTTCCCTGGGCGATATTCCGCCTTCAGCGCCGGCCTCACCCTTGCTCGGCCTGTTGGCCAACGAGCCGTTCAAACTGCCGATCAACGAGCAGTTGCTCGAGCTGTACGACCTGCCTGGCAGGCGTCTGAATAACCTGCGCAACAATCTGACGCTGGATGGCAAGCCGCTGAATACGCCGCTGTTCAGCCCGCCGACCGATCCGAACCAATTGTTGCGTACCCTGGCCGCCGGTGGCGTCGGCGGGCCACGCCCGATGGGTGGACGCCTGGTGGTGGGCGCCTTTCATTGGCGGGTGTCATTCGAGGTCGCGCTGCGTGCCGTGCAGACATTGCAAGACTACGGCGGTCAAGTATTGCGCCTGCTTGAACAACGGGATCGGGCCGAACAGGAGGAGATGCAACAAAACCATCTGGTGGAACTGGGGGATTACGCGCGCACGGTCCAGGAGCAGAGCATCGCCCAACTGGAAGCGAATGTGTCGGCGTTGCGTCAAAGCCGCGCCACGGTGCAGGAGCGTGCCGACACCTATGCCCGCTGGTATGACGAAAACGTCAGCAAGATGGAATACGAGGTCATGGAAAGTCTGGATTCGGCCAAAAAACTGAACTTTGCGTCAACGGCGCTTCGTTCCCTGGGGGGGGTGTTCGACGCCTTGCCGAACATTTTTGGCGTGGCCAGTGGCGGCCATCGTCCTGGCGCCCTTCCTACCGTCGTGGGTCAAGGCCTGGAACTCGCTGCTGCAATCGTGCAACTGGATGCCGACAAGCAATCCGTCACCGAAAGCTATCGCCTGCGTCGTCGCGAATGGGAGCTGCAACGCAATCAGGCCCTGGCGGAGTTGCTGGCCATCGATGAGCAGATTACCGCGCAACGCATCGCGGTAGACGCGGCCAGGGCGAGCCTCGATCAGACCCTGCGAGCCAATGCCCAGGCGCTGGCGGTTCATGACTTCCTGAAAAAACGCTCGACCAGTGCTGAACTGTTTGGCTGGCTGCTGGGCCAGCTCAAGGCCTTGCACTACCAGGCTCACGACGCAGTGGTCAGTTTGTGCCTGAGTGCCCAGGCCTCCCTGAGTGCTGAAACCGGCGATTACGATTCAGCCGCTACCTTGCCCCAGGTGTGGCTCGAAAACCGTTATGGATTGACGGCCGGGGAGCACTTGCGCGAATTCCTGTTGCGCATGGAACGCAAGCACTTGCAAAGCTACGAGCGACGGCTGGAACGGGTCAAGACCGTTTCCCTGCGGCGATTGTTCGACGACGCCAGCGATCCGCAAGCGCTGCATGCCGACTGGAATGCGGCGCTGGCGAAGTTGCAAGACACCGGTGTTCTGGAGTTCAAGCTGACGCAGTTGCTGTTCGACCGAGAACACCCCGGCGAATACTGCCGGCTGATCAATTCCGTCGAGGTCGATCTGCCGGTGCTGGTCGGTCCTTACGAGGACGTGCGCGCAACCTTGCAGCAGATTGGCAGCATGACCGCCACCAAACCGTCGGCGCATTCGGTCGGGTATTTGCTCATGCCTGAGGACTCGGTAGCGCCGGCCGATGTGCACTTCGACCTGCGCAGCGGGCAGCAGATCGCGCTGTCGGTGGGCATTGCGGACAATGGCATGACGGTCAGCAAACCCGAAGAAGGTTTGCTCAATTCGTTTCAGAACACGGGGGCTGTCTCGCGCTGGCAATTGATTTTCCCCTGGCCCAAGAGAGAGGCGCAAAGCGCGATGCTGGGCTCTTTGACCGATGTCATTGTGCGTATTCGCTACACGGCCAAGGGCGGTGAGCCGAGCTTCAGGCTCGCTGTTGAAAATCTGGTGAGCATAGCCGAAACGCCCGAACTCGAACGTACAGGCAGAGGAGAAAGCGGTCATGCGTGA